A region from the Aegilops tauschii subsp. strangulata cultivar AL8/78 chromosome 5, Aet v6.0, whole genome shotgun sequence genome encodes:
- the LOC109731669 gene encoding fructose-bisphosphate aldolase-lysine N-methyltransferase, chloroplastic isoform X3, producing MDVAISSRLRAFESWMRKHGVVCSDVLRLDASEAGGVNVRALAALREGDVVATIPRRACVTPRTSGAAAAIKDAQLGGTLALAVAVMYERAWGAESPWYDYLRLIPDCEPVLLVWSEDEVARLLAGTELDKF from the exons atggacgTCGCCATCTCAAG CCGCCTCCGCGCCTTCGAGAGCTGGATGCGGAAGCACGGCGTCGTCTGCAGCGACGTGCTCCGCCTCGACGCCAGCGAGGCCGGCGGCGTCAACGTGCGCGCGCTCGCCGCGCTCCGGGAGGGCGACGTTGTTGCCACCATCCCGCGTCGCGCCTGCGTGACGCCGCGCACGTCCGGGGCCGCGGCGGCCATCAAGGACGCGCAGCTCGGTGGCACGCTCGCTCTCGCCGTCGCCGTCATGTACGAGCGCGCGTGGGGCGCCGAATCGCCGTGGTACGACTACCTCCGCCTGATCCCGGACTGCGAGCCCGTGCTGCTCGTCTGGTCAGAGGACGAGGTCGCGCGCCTCCTTGCCGGCACCGAACTCGATAAG TTTTAA
- the LOC109731669 gene encoding fructose-bisphosphate aldolase-lysine N-methyltransferase, chloroplastic isoform X1: protein MDVAISSRLRAFESWMRKHGVVCSDVLRLDASEAGGVNVRALAALREGDVVATIPRRACVTPRTSGAAAAIKDAQLGGTLALAVAVMYERAWGAESPWYDYLRLIPDCEPVLLVWSEDEVARLLAGTELDKTVKQDREFLREDWKNVWSHSFLLENWVSSQMILAWRNILLLKVFFRQGPSV from the exons atggacgTCGCCATCTCAAG CCGCCTCCGCGCCTTCGAGAGCTGGATGCGGAAGCACGGCGTCGTCTGCAGCGACGTGCTCCGCCTCGACGCCAGCGAGGCCGGCGGCGTCAACGTGCGCGCGCTCGCCGCGCTCCGGGAGGGCGACGTTGTTGCCACCATCCCGCGTCGCGCCTGCGTGACGCCGCGCACGTCCGGGGCCGCGGCGGCCATCAAGGACGCGCAGCTCGGTGGCACGCTCGCTCTCGCCGTCGCCGTCATGTACGAGCGCGCGTGGGGCGCCGAATCGCCGTGGTACGACTACCTCCGCCTGATCCCGGACTGCGAGCCCGTGCTGCTCGTCTGGTCAGAGGACGAGGTCGCGCGCCTCCTTGCCGGCACCGAACTCGATAAG ACAGTGAAGCAAGACAGGGAATTCCTTCGTGAGGATTGGAAGAATGTATGGAGCCACTCATTTCTTCTGGAGAATTGGGTGTCAAGCCAGATGATCTTAGCCTGGAGAAATATTTTGCTGCTAAAAGTCTTCTTTCGTCAAGGTCCTTCCGTATAG
- the LOC109731669 gene encoding fructose-bisphosphate aldolase-lysine N-methyltransferase, chloroplastic isoform X2, with product MDVAISSRLRAFESWMRKHGVVCSDVLRLDASEAGGVNVRALAALREGDVVATIPRRACVTPRTSGAAAAIKDAQLGGTLALAVAVMYERAWGAESPWYDYLRLIPDCEPVLLVWSEDEVARLLAGTELDKADSEARQGIPS from the exons atggacgTCGCCATCTCAAG CCGCCTCCGCGCCTTCGAGAGCTGGATGCGGAAGCACGGCGTCGTCTGCAGCGACGTGCTCCGCCTCGACGCCAGCGAGGCCGGCGGCGTCAACGTGCGCGCGCTCGCCGCGCTCCGGGAGGGCGACGTTGTTGCCACCATCCCGCGTCGCGCCTGCGTGACGCCGCGCACGTCCGGGGCCGCGGCGGCCATCAAGGACGCGCAGCTCGGTGGCACGCTCGCTCTCGCCGTCGCCGTCATGTACGAGCGCGCGTGGGGCGCCGAATCGCCGTGGTACGACTACCTCCGCCTGATCCCGGACTGCGAGCCCGTGCTGCTCGTCTGGTCAGAGGACGAGGTCGCGCGCCTCCTTGCCGGCACCGAACTCGATAAG GCAGACAGTGAAGCAAGACAGGGAATTCCTTCGTGA